A region of the Acidobacteriota bacterium genome:
GATCAGATAGAAAAAAACGGTAATCCAGTAGACGCGGAGATGTTGCGACGCATCGCCGCATCATCGGTGCGCCCGCCAGAGTAGGCTCGCCAGATCTGAACTTGCATTTCTGACCAATTGACTGCTTCGGTCGGGAGAATACAGGTTACTCGGGCGGAAAACTCTTGAGCAGCTTCCTGACCGTTTTTTGAATCCTCTTCCCTGGAGGATTCACGTTAGTGATTTCCCGTTCGACGACACCGGTCCACACCAACTGGTGGGTGCGTGCATCGACGATGTCGAGCACCAGCGTGCCCTCTTTGTAGGAACGGACCTCGGTGTAGCCGTAATTGAATCCACCCCAGTAGCCATATCCCCACGGGGAGACGGTGCCCCACGGGATGTGGTTGATCTGAAGCTCGTCGGTCGCACTGAAATAATAGGTCAGCAGCAGATCTGTCTGCGGCGGGGCGGGCGCCGGCTCGAGGCCCTTCTCAGCCAGAACATCCTCGGTCACCCTCCGCAGTCTGATTTTGAGATGTTCCGGCAGAAGGGATTCGATCGAATGATCGCGTTCCATCCACGCATATGTCGAGTAGCTCGAGAATTCCGCCTTCGGATCCCAATCGGACCGCACCTTGGCCCACGCTACGCCAGCAGCAAGCGCAACGCACCATACATAGACGGCAACACGACGAGTTTTGCGATTCACATTGCACTCCTTTGCGGAGAGAAGGGTAGCAGAGGAGGAATGATGAATCTTGAATTCTTCACCGCCCGCCCGTTCCCGCATTTCGAATTTCGGATTTCGGATTTCGAATTTACCGCCAGCCCGATGGCGTGTCATTCCGACCGAGCGAACGGAGTGAGCGAGCGGAGGAATCTATGGGCAGTGCGGTGGCGCGCTTCAGCCCAGCCCGCCCCATAGATCCTTCGACTCCGCGTCCCTTCGGGACGCTTCGCTCAGGATGACATTCTGACTGGGCTCGTCGGACGAGCCCGTCATCTTGTCATTCCGACCGAGCGAACGAAGCCCCCTTCTCCTGTCATTCCGACCGAGCGAACGGAGTGAGC
Encoded here:
- a CDS encoding DUF4136 domain-containing protein — protein: MNRKTRRVAVYVWCVALAAGVAWAKVRSDWDPKAEFSSYSTYAWMERDHSIESLLPEHLKIRLRRVTEDVLAEKGLEPAPAPPQTDLLLTYYFSATDELQINHIPWGTVSPWGYGYWGGFNYGYTEVRSYKEGTLVLDIVDARTHQLVWTGVVEREITNVNPPGKRIQKTVRKLLKSFPPE